In Vanessa atalanta chromosome 9, ilVanAtal1.2, whole genome shotgun sequence, the genomic window tATTGGACTACCCTGTACTGTAACGGTAACACATTACCTTCAATcacatatctttatatatatttagatagctTTTGATGTGTAATACGAAGTAAAACGTTAAgcgaaaatatacaataatatcttatttgcGTAGTACACGAAAGTTTATACAAGTACGAATGGAgcgaaataaattatgtatttattaaaaaatatataaaaagcaaaaatCAAATAGTAATATGTGACTTACGTGTGTTTTCCGTTACACAATTGCTCTTGTGACGTCATAGAGGTACTAAAATAAAGTGGAacgtttaattttcataattttacgcCGGACTCGTGGCatctatctttatatttatatattcatatcagTGCCTTCAAACAAAATAGTAACAAATTATTCTAagcctttaattttttaatcagaACAACAGTTTAGTTTACGATAATGTTTTTTCAGTAATTTAGTCTCATATGCGTcagttatttcaaaatataacaaactaaTTAACAGTTAGCCTGACTTTCAACTTTGGCTCTCGATAAGTTTACCTAATCAAATCATCATTAAAATactattctaaataaaatgaatagttCTTATTTCAAGAATAATTGACTTATAGTCTTAATTATTATCACAAGCTAAATGTCCGCGTCCGCTAGCGTCCCTAGCGGTCGGGATGCAGCAGGCGGTACAGGTGCGACGTGGGGTCGGCCAGAGCGTCCTCCGGCGCCCGCAGCTCCAGCAGGCGGCCCGACCCCAGCACCAGCACGCGCGCGCACTCCAGCACGCCCGTCAGCCGGTGCGCCACGAACACCACCGTGCTGCCGCCGAACGAGCAGCGGATCGTGTCCAGGATCACGCGCTCGCTCTCCGCGTCGAGGTTGGCCGTCGCTTCGTCCACTAGCAATACCTacgaaacgattttttttatagtgatcGACCTTTATATTGACGAAAAAGCAATATCTGCATTGACCCGCGCGTTCGAACCTTGGCCCTCTGCAGCAATGCCCTGACGAGGCACAGCATCTGCGCGTGTCCGCGCGACACGCCGAGCGCGGGCGCCGCCAGCCCGCCGCGCGACACCACCGCGTCCCGCGCACCGCACGCCTCCAGCGCGCGCCACACCTCCGCGTCCAGGTACTGCCGCAGCGGGTCCACGTTCTCGCGAATGCTGCCCGTGAAGATGAACGGCTCCTGCGGTATGATGCCGATCCGCGATCTGAGGGACGGATTACAATATCGAGGGGTGAGCGAGTACTCGTCGACGGGACGTCGAGCGTGCGGCGTGGTGAGGACCTGAGCGCGTGGAGATGCAGCGTGGACACGTCGACGCCGTCCACCAGCACCCGACCGGCGCTGCAGGGCGCCAGGCGCAGCACGGCGCGCAGCAGCGAGCTCTTGCCGGCGCCCGTCCGGCCCACTACGGCCAGCCGCTCGCTCGGCCGGCTGGCGAACGTGAGCCCCCGCAGCGCCGCCTCGCTCTGCTCGCCGCTTCTTTACGACAATTGTCTATTACCTCGGATCACTCTAGTATTGAATGTCCATTGAACCGATTAAAACTTACCCATATTTAAGATAGACATCCTCAAAACTTATAACACCGTGCGAGGGCCACCCGTACGGTGGCGATACTCCCTCCACTTTCTCGCTTTCGATCTGCCGAAGGGTTTCATGATTTTACTAAGTCACGTCGATCGCTCTAGCGCAAAAGCTCGCTGAGCGGAAACATTCAGACGCAAACCTGCGTGATGTACTCGCCGACACGCTCGACGGCGATCATCTCCCGTTCCGTCTCGGTGAAGGCGTTCAGGACATTGCTCAGCATCGACGTCATCGACAGCGCATACGATATCGCGAGGCCCACGAGACCTGCGGCGAGAGCGGACGTCATTGCGCGGACCACAGCGGACACAGCGTATCGGCCTACGTGGGCAGTACGCACCCGGATCGGCGGCGTGCGTAGCGCGCTGCAGCACGGCCAGCAGCGCGGCGGCCACCACGGCGACGGCGGCCACGGCCTGCAGGCGCAGCGCCAGCCACTGCGCGGCCGCGGCGCCGCACAGCGCGGCGCGCTGCCAGCGCTCCACGCCCTCCTCGCCGCGCTCCGCCCAGCGCGCCGCCGCGCCCAGCGCGCGCACCGTGCTGAGCCCTGCGGGAGCGCCGAGGGTGAGTCGAGTCCGCGTCACGAGCGTCGGGCCGTCGGGTGTGACCGGTAGCTACCTTCGAGGGTGTCGTTGAAGTGTACGTAGACCGGCGAGAGGGCGACGCTCTGCAGGCGCTTGAGCTGCCGCGAGGTGACTCGGTATCGGCGCTGTAATCTGCGTTAGGAGCGACTTTTCGACTTATATTCTTTAGATATTGAGGTTAGGAGGTTCGAATCGAATTTTTGGTACAACAATCGGAGGTTAATGACATTGATTTATCGATTTTAGAAGTGCATCGACACATAGTACTAAttctatatagaaatatatataccataaataaattatatagaaaagtcacacctgtaataaataaaagtcatagGTAACACTCCCACTAGCAACCACGGTAGACCGTAGACAGTAACCGCCACCGCGCCTGAGTCATAGAAGaagtaaataataagaataaaaataaatgttagtatAGAAAATGTGTATAGGCCGGGAGGcagttgaaattaaattacagaTTAATTATTAGCCGTTTTATTGCTATTTCTAGTAATTTATCTCGGATAGTAAAAAATCTGATCTGGTCTGACGGTTCTGGTCGTCAGCAAAAAAGAACcatcaatttaattgttaagCGCTCAGACTTAGTTCTCATTCCGAactatatataagaattataatctCTTAGATGTCTAAGACTTATAGgcataaatgataatttttatcatttttattttatgaggaagcaatttatttggaatataaaatagcatatttttgacgtttttatggaaattattgacatacattacattcttcattacataattattattaatattcaaacattaatttattaatatttagaacgaaatattactaaatttttatagATTTGTTCATATCCAAATCCACCGCTAGTCTGGCGACAGTCGCTTCTTTCTCTTATTAGGCATACGTTATAAGcgaaactaattattaaaatatatagacacAAACAAAATacgctataaatataaatagaaaaagtaaGTCTGCATAAATCAATTAACAAAGCTACCTCCCGTACTAAGTAGTATTCGAAATaaacaatatcataaataatttaatgctcACCCATCAAGGAAAACACTTGTGCAAGGaggatatttaaaatgaacgGCAGGGAGTCGTCGACGGTGTACGTGTCCGACGAAAACCTGTTAATGATGCGACCGGTCGGAGTCGTatcgaaaaatttaatattcgccTGAAAATTAAAGAGAAATCCAGATAAAAATCATCACCGGCAACGAGCTAAGCCTATAACCACATACCACCCATACCTTCACGACATGTCTAAGGAGAACTTTGTGTATTTTTTCGGCTGCCTTGACGCCGCCATATGCAAACAAAAATGCTCGCATGATAGTAAATACTAAGTTCAATCCAGCGAGACCAAAATAAACCTCCATGTAATAAGTGTCGGTGATCGATGTCTTCCTCAGCTGCGGCTCCTGAACCATATAAGTGTCGGTCCCGCTGGTATTGTCACTTGCTACATTGTATGCATTCAATCCGTTTATTAGTTCCATCGTTTTATTGGCGATGATGTGAACGATACTGTCGGCCATGTTGAAGCCGTGGTCGAGAATCGTCGTATTTTCGTGTGTATAATCAACCGATGATTGCAAAGTTGTCGTGTTCTTGCTCCCGCTTCTAACCCAAAACGTGAGCCACAGGAACGTGAAGTTCTGCGAGAGTTGCATTAGGACGAGGGAGATGATGATGGTCATCGTCAGGAATGCCCCCACGGAGCGCAAGTACAGACCGATCACCCACCAACCCACAGTACCTTCTGACATCGCTTCctgtaaaattgtatgtattcaTGTATATATATCGCTActgataataatactatattttattaatagctacAATTTTAGCATACAATACAGAGTAAAATAGCAACTTCTATGTTTGTTTCAAAACTCACGTCGTTGTTCAAGCTGTTTTGACTGACGTTGTCCTGGTCGTCGGACCGAGGCTCCGCTTCGTGAGCGGAGGGTTTTTCTTCGCCGATAGATTCGGTCTCGCTCGGTAAGAATTCCTCAATTTCGTGCAACACGGTGTCGGGGGAGCCCTGCGCGGCGACCCGGCCGTCGCGCAGCAGCAGCGCGCGGGCCGTGCGCGCGAGCTGGCGCGGCGAGTGCGTCACCAGCACGCGCGCCGTGTGGCGCAGCAGGCCCAGCACGCAGCGCTGCATGATGTGCGCCGCCACCGCCGCGTCCACGCCCGCCAGCACGTCGTCCAGCAGGTACACTGCCACAGGCACGCGCGTTTACATCGCCGACGTCTCCGAATGGAGGTGACCATCCGTGAAAGGTTCTCGTTGATGCGATGCGACCTGTCGTTACCTTGCTTGTCCTGGTAGACGGCTCGCGCGAGCGCCACGCGTGCGCGCTGGCCGCCGCTCAGCGTGCAGCCGCCCTCGCCTACGTACGCGTTCCAGCCCAGCACGTTGAGGTCCTCTAGAGATTCAAACATTTATAGGAACGCAGTAGGagcatttaaatttacatcaaaataacCTAACAACGTAAGACTTGtaacattatttgttattactaCTAATTCACCAATAccgatattatgtaatttgtaatgaatatttgaTAGTCAAGTACCCGTCAAAGCGCATGCGTCGATCACAGATCTAAACTTCGCCTCGTCGTACGGTTTTCCAAACAGTATATTATCGCGTATAGTTCCACGCACGAGCCAAGGCTGCTGAGATACGTAACCAAAACCTGTAAAAAAGACCATAATGCTCAAAAAGGAAAAGCATTACATAATCatgctttatatatttgtacacaaatatacatattgtattatGATTTCATAGTCTTCGTCGAGTCGGGCCGTTAGgtttagacaaaaaaaataatttcatcttCAAAATGATATTTAAGAGATTCTAGTCTTCTTTAATAAGTATATGTGATGATTTTGTACGTTTTATAATTtcgttcaatataaatatattacttggtagagctttgtgtaagcctaCCACCCTCATCGTATATCCACtcccaaacagcaatgcttaatGTAGTTGTGTTCAAGTGTAATTGATGAGTGAGGTCCTAAATTAAGGCACagtaccaatatctatgggcaggcagtggtgaccacttaccatcagatggcccaatGGCCAGTTTGCCTACctatataactaaattaaaatactcaCTGTTCAGATACTCAGGTATTTGTATGTCCCCGCTCTGTTTGATCATATCGCCGACGATAGCCAGCAACAAGGACGTCTTGCCGCTTCCCACGGGGCCGGCGATACCGATTAGCTCATCTTTGCCGATTTCTaatgaaatattctttaaagtAAAGGGCTCTTGCACTGTCGCCTCGCCGGAAGACACTGAATCACTTCTGACAGTGCGTTTGGTCAACTTCTTTTTAGACTTTCCTTTGTTTTTCTTTGGATTAATCGGCTTCCTCCGCACCGAAGGCTGCGCCCACGTGAATGAAGCATTCTTTAGGATAATCATTTTGTCTTCGTCTCTGTTTATATTCAGGCGGTCGTAGTAATGTTCACCGTTCATGTCTCTCAGCTAAAATCAATTGTACATTAGTAGATCTCGTTAgtcaatatattgttattattttcagtatctAAATTTCCATCACAAACACTCACATCCAGTAGTTTTTGTATCCGTTTTATAGACACCCAGGCTTCGGTGATCCCGTTCAAGACCCAGGGGAATGCGTTTAACGGtgctattaacatatttattaatgccACCGTTGTAAaaacctgaaataaaaaaataagttttgtacGTCGGTCATGACACTTCTAACCATTAGTTACCATCAAATATAACTACTTTTACTAAATCTGCGAGGATGTATTCTGAATTGAAGACTTTCAGGCAGAGCGATATAAAAAGGTTGTTTTTTACTTCCTACTCTGACAGTATAGAGGAAAATCACAATTTCCCATAAGATCTGTCttctaaaatcaaataaaataaataagagtagTGTACGCACGGTGGGCGCGTCGAGCGGCAGCCCGCGCAGCGCGTGCGTGCCCAGCGTGAGCGCGGCCAGCAGCACGGGCGTGCAGGCCCACAGCACCACGCACACGGCGTCCAGGTACTTGCGCCCGCGCAGCCGCCGCAGCTCGCCCTGCCGCGCCTCTGCGCAGGAGGGATAACACTAACTTGTGGAAGGGTTTAACACAAGCTCTCTAGGGCACTCGGACCCGCCTAACCACTAGTCATATTTTCGACCACCGAgcaccaatacttagtattgttttgttccaatttgaagCTTAAGTGAGCTAGTTCAATAACAGACAAAGCCTCAGGGCCCAATTTGGAAGGCGCATGGGCGATGTGAgggatggttattatttcttatagttaatgtctatgggcggtgatgagcACTCACCATCAGGAGGCCTTTTTGCCCGTTCgtctactaatatttaaaaaaagacatcaTTTGTCAAATGTGCTTGTTgttttgtaattagtttttatgtaaGTGGGCAGCGAATAATAGATATTCGTTTTAGTTTTGTAGTAAGACGAAAGAAGCGACGACGGTTAAAAGTTTCAAGAATTAAATGGTGAAACATACATAAGGCTCTGTTTACGTGGACAAAGAGCTATAGTCAGTGCATGTGGAAATTACGACGAATACATGTACATTTGATGGATTGTGTCCACAGTGCTTAGACGCAACGGTCATTACCTGATACTCTGTCGATGAAGTAGTCTTCCCAAACGTGTACTTTCACAGTCCTAATGCCGCGGAGCATGTCGCCGATCAAGCTGACGCGAGAATCTTTATGTTTCATCATCTCGGTACTCAGCTCGCCTATTTTATTAGCTATCAACTTGTTAACTGGTATCAACATTATAGAAAATCCTACGCCAGCCAAAAATGAGACGCCGACTTGTTGATAAAGAAGAAACAGGGTGATGAATAACTGAAATCGAAGGTcacgttattatataatatataatgaattaactCACTCATATTTAtagccagtggttagaatgtcCAAATCTTAAGCGAAGTTTGTGATTTAAAATCCGAAGCATCACTGAACTTTTATGTAttcatttgtctttataattaactttacgctcggcagtgaaggaaaatattgtgaggaaaTTTGCGTTTTgttttggatgaaaatctgttcTGTGTGTACTCCGTTCAAACGGATAGGCCTTCAATCAGCAAAGGGATCCAACAGGCTGTTCGTTTACTAAAAGAGGCAATTTGAAGTAAAAATGAATTACCTGCAGTGGTATGCTCCATAATGCATGGAAACTTGGGCACGAGTTCACAATGCGGTCTGTATCAGTCGACATGAAATTCGTTATTTCTCCAACACTAAAAGCCTTGTTGAGTTCAGTCGTCGTCACACTAAGAGTCTTTCTGAGAATCGTCGATACGATCGCTCCGCGCATTTTGAGCCCTATGATCGACATTAGCCAGTTAAATTGAACATTAAACAGAGCACCTATAACTGTCGCTGCGAGAAGTGTTGCCGCATATATATATctgaaagtattttaaattatggtttatattttaaattatttacaaacaagaTGATTGAAAGAAACATAGCCAAAGTTTTGAAATGCCATAATATGCCATAATCACATAATAAATCGACGCAACCCGTCTTATTCAAAATTGTATAGATTTACTTAAATTACGACGATCGAATAAGTTGTTGTGTCCGcagtaaatgtaatttatttatatacagccTAAGGTCAGAGATTAAATTGAAGAGTACTCACCCATAATGTTGGTCAATACTAGTATCTTcaacaaaagtaattaatttattgagtaATATCGGTCCGGCAAAGCCAGCCATATCTGCAACCAGCTTCAACATTCCAATGCTATAGAACTGAACAGCAAAGCAATGATGTAAGGCACGTAGCAGGGACACGTTTTGACGACGTGCTGGACGCAACAGTACTCTGGATGTTGGTGTAACTGGAGTTGATATCTGTGGCTGTGTCTCACCTGTAGCTCCATAGCctaaaatttcttatatattatttcacataAGCGGACAGGCAAACGGGTCACCATTCTCTCATCCCCAATGCAGCACCAACATTGGCAACTAAGAGGTTGCATGGCGCATGCAAATATATTaagctattaattatattattaataactgattttaaaactatacctttcaaatatattaagagcaaaataaatagaaaataaatataaaaaattacaacaactatatatatagtttaactTTTAATTCAGTTTAAAGACAAGAAGAATGatcgaaaattataaaatattttaccagaGCCTATAAAAGGTTCATGTGGCACTTCAGTAAATTGTTGATAATTATCAACATTTCCGATCAGTGCTTTGTCCATTCTCGCCCCAACATAAGAACAT contains:
- the LOC125066161 gene encoding ABC transporter C family member 13 isoform X1, translating into MTSFINLTWKWEYICGPSGLQPWNDSTKDIGMCFQELFLQIPIYFILAITSGYYVGFRKDWVVREKIQERAIALRSFAILLLAFIPIIELYIFLTDEDFTLLPIDYFTAGASCLSWLVHFGYVLALKHRLGHSSRGPLCQLILWVLLVIFNIIALRSSILTGAQNKFYIASICCHGLYFLTLLPSSDSRPTFYSPCLVGSQHSHSEYTPLLPRGDEGILGTAMQGASYWSKLTFTWVNPLLQKGFDNKLQDPEELYDIPAKYRCSYVGARMDKALIGNVDNYQQFTEVPHEPFIGSGYGATGETQPQISTPVTPTSRVLLRPARRQNVSLLRALHHCFAVQFYSIGMLKLVADMAGFAGPILLNKLITFVEDTSIDQHYGYIYAATLLAATVIGALFNVQFNWLMSIIGLKMRGAIVSTILRKTLSVTTTELNKAFSVGEITNFMSTDTDRIVNSCPSFHALWSIPLQLFITLFLLYQQVGVSFLAGVGFSIMLIPVNKLIANKIGELSTEMMKHKDSRVSLIGDMLRGIRTVKVHVWEDYFIDRVSEARQGELRRLRGRKYLDAVCVVLWACTPVLLAALTLGTHALRGLPLDAPTVFTTVALINMLIAPLNAFPWVLNGITEAWVSIKRIQKLLDLRDMNGEHYYDRLNINRDEDKMIILKNASFTWAQPSVRRKPINPKKNKGKSKKKLTKRTVRSDSVSSGEATVQEPFTLKNISLEIGKDELIGIAGPVGSGKTSLLLAIVGDMIKQSGDIQIPEYLNSFGYVSQQPWLVRGTIRDNILFGKPYDEAKFRSVIDACALTEDLNVLGWNAYVGEGGCTLSGGQRARVALARAVYQDKQVYLLDDVLAGVDAAVAAHIMQRCVLGLLRHTARVLVTHSPRQLARTARALLLRDGRVAAQGSPDTVLHEIEEFLPSETESIGEEKPSAHEAEPRSDDQDNVSQNSLNNDEAMSEGTVGWWVIGLYLRSVGAFLTMTIIISLVLMQLSQNFTFLWLTFWVRSGSKNTTTLQSSVDYTHENTTILDHGFNMADSIVHIIANKTMELINGLNAYNVASDNTSGTDTYMVQEPQLRKTSITDTYYMEVYFGLAGLNLVFTIMRAFLFAYGGVKAAEKIHKVLLRHVVKANIKFFDTTPTGRIINRFSSDTYTVDDSLPFILNILLAQVFSLMGAVAVTVYGLPWLLVGVLPMTFIYYRLQRRYRVTSRQLKRLQSVALSPVYVHFNDTLEGLSTVRALGAAARWAERGEEGVERWQRAALCGAAAAQWLALRLQAVAAVAVVAAALLAVLQRATHAADPGLVGLAISYALSMTSMLSNVLNAFTETEREMIAVERVGEYITQIESEKVEGVSPPYGWPSHGVISFEDVYLKYGSGEQSEAALRGLTFASRPSERLAVVGRTGAGKSSLLRAVLRLAPCSAGRVLVDGVDVSTLHLHALRSRIGIIPQEPFIFTGSIRENVDPLRQYLDAEVWRALEACGARDAVVSRGGLAAPALGVSRGHAQMLCLVRALLQRAKVLLVDEATANLDAESERVILDTIRCSFGGSTVVFVAHRLTGVLECARVLVLGSGRLLELRAPEDALADPTSHLYRLLHPDR
- the LOC125066161 gene encoding ABC transporter C family member 13 isoform X2 produces the protein MTSFINLTWKWEYICGPSGLQPWNDSTKDIGMCFQELFLQIPIYFILAITSGYYVGFRKDWVVREKIQERAIALRSFAILLLAFIPIIELYIFLTDEDFTLLPIDYFTAGASCLSWLVHFGYVLALKHRLGHSSRGPLCQLILWVLLVIFNIIALRSSILTGAQNKFYIASICCHGLYFLTLLPSSDSRPTFYSPCLVGSQHSHSEYTPLLPRGDEGILGTAMQGASYWSKLTFTWVNPLLQKGFDNKLQDPEELYDIPAKYRCSYVGARMDKALIGNVDNYQQFTEVPHEPFIGSGYGATGETQPQISTPVTPTSRVLLRPARRQNVSLLRALHHCFAVQFYSIGMLKLVADMAGFAGPILLNKLITFVEDTSIDQHYGYIYAATLLAATVIGALFNVQFNWLMSIIGLKMRGAIVSTILRKTLSVTTTELNKAFSVGEITNFMSTDTDRIVNSCPSFHALWSIPLQLFITLFLLYQQVGVSFLAGVGFSIMLIPVNKLIANKIGELSTEMMKHKDSRVSLIGDMLRGIRTVKVHVWEDYFIDRVSEARQGELRRLRGRKYLDAVCVVLWACTPVLLAALTLGTHALRGLPLDAPTVFTTVALINMLIAPLNAFPWVLNGITEAWVSIKRIQKLLDLRDMNGEHYYDRLNINRDEDKMIILKNASFTWAQPSVRRKPINPKKNKGKSKKKLTKRTVRSDSVSSGEATVQEPFTLKNISLEIGKDELIGIAGPVGSGKTSLLLAIVGDMIKQSGDIQIPEYLNSFGYVSQQPWLVRGTIRDNILFGKPYDEAKFRSVIDACALTEDLNVLGWNAYVGEGGCTLSGGQRARVALARAVYQDKQVYLLDDVLAGVDAAVAAHIMQRCVLGLLRHTARVLVTHSPRQLARTARALLLRDGRVAAQGSPDTVLHEIEEFLPSETESIGEEKPSAHEAEPRSDDQDNVSQNSLNNDEAMSEGTVGWWVIGLYLRSVGAFLTMTIIISLVLMQLSQNFTFLWLTFWVRSGSKNTTTLQSSVDYTHENTTILDHGFNMADSIVHIIANKTMELINGLNAYNVASDNTSGTDTYMVQEPQLRKTSITDTYYMEVYFGLAGLNLVFTIMRAFLFAYGGVKAAEKIHKVLLRHVVKANIKFFDTTPTGRIINRFSSDTYTVDDSLPFILNILLAQVFSLMGAVAVTVYGLPWLLVGVLPMTFIYYRLQRRYRVTSRQLKRLQSVALSPVYVHFNDTLEGLSTVRALGAAARWAERGEEGVERWQRAALCGAAAAQWLALRLQAVAAVAVVAAALLAVLQRATHAADPGLVGLAISYALSMTSMLSNVLNAFTETEREMIAVERVGEYITQIESEKVEGVSPPYGWPSHGVISFEDVYLKYGGEQSEAALRGLTFASRPSERLAVVGRTGAGKSSLLRAVLRLAPCSAGRVLVDGVDVSTLHLHALRSRIGIIPQEPFIFTGSIRENVDPLRQYLDAEVWRALEACGARDAVVSRGGLAAPALGVSRGHAQMLCLVRALLQRAKVLLVDEATANLDAESERVILDTIRCSFGGSTVVFVAHRLTGVLECARVLVLGSGRLLELRAPEDALADPTSHLYRLLHPDR